A single genomic interval of Bacillus smithii harbors:
- a CDS encoding (Fe-S)-binding protein, which translates to MMSESEKKSIQIAFKERMNEDELLNCMRCGFCLPSCPTYLVSGYKESQSPRGRIALMKAVYDGVIQPDDEFVNSLNLCLGCRACEPVCPSDVHYGHLLEEARDIINQNKKHSLPVRTVRKVVFEKLFPKKSNLINVTSLVGYYQRSGLQKVARKIGFMKLFPDNLREMEKILPDIPKKKEMIDRDEHFAPAGSKKATVAFFSGCLMDTMFMETNHATIQLLQKAGCEIVIPKTQSCCGALHGHGGEKEIAKELAKQNIEAFEKHDVDYIITNAGGCGAFLIEYDHLLKDEPEWSERAKAFVAKIKDITEILYELDFHKKYSLSLPEQIVTYQDSCHLRNVMKTSKAPRELLRSIKGITFKEMENADSCCGSAGIYNIVEPKTSMEILDQKMVKIKKTKATTIVTANPGCLMQMMLGIEREKLKDVKAVHIVDLLLEATKY; encoded by the coding sequence ATGATGTCGGAATCCGAAAAGAAAAGTATTCAAATAGCCTTCAAGGAACGTATGAATGAAGATGAGTTATTAAACTGTATGAGATGCGGTTTTTGCTTGCCTTCATGTCCGACATACTTGGTATCTGGTTACAAAGAAAGCCAATCACCACGCGGAAGAATCGCTTTAATGAAGGCAGTTTATGACGGAGTGATACAACCAGATGATGAGTTTGTGAACTCATTGAACTTATGTTTAGGCTGCCGTGCGTGTGAGCCGGTCTGTCCGTCAGATGTTCATTACGGCCATTTATTGGAAGAAGCCAGAGACATCATAAACCAAAATAAAAAACATTCTTTACCCGTTCGAACGGTTCGTAAAGTAGTCTTTGAAAAATTATTTCCCAAAAAAAGTAATCTAATAAATGTCACTAGCTTGGTTGGATATTACCAAAGATCAGGTCTTCAAAAAGTGGCGCGTAAAATAGGATTTATGAAATTATTTCCTGATAACCTGAGAGAGATGGAAAAAATTCTGCCGGATATTCCTAAGAAAAAAGAAATGATCGATAGGGATGAACATTTTGCGCCCGCAGGTTCGAAAAAGGCGACTGTAGCTTTTTTTTCTGGATGTTTAATGGATACGATGTTTATGGAAACCAATCATGCTACGATTCAATTATTGCAAAAAGCCGGATGTGAAATTGTGATTCCTAAAACGCAATCATGTTGTGGTGCTCTGCACGGTCATGGCGGAGAGAAAGAAATCGCAAAAGAACTGGCGAAGCAAAATATTGAGGCATTTGAAAAACACGACGTCGATTACATTATTACAAACGCAGGCGGGTGCGGAGCTTTCTTGATTGAATACGACCATTTGTTGAAAGATGAACCGGAATGGTCAGAGCGGGCCAAAGCATTCGTGGCTAAGATAAAAGATATTACGGAAATTTTATATGAACTGGATTTTCACAAGAAATACAGCCTCTCTCTTCCGGAACAAATAGTAACCTATCAAGATTCTTGTCACTTAAGAAACGTCATGAAAACTTCCAAGGCTCCCAGAGAATTGCTTCGTTCTATTAAAGGAATTACGTTCAAAGAAATGGAAAACGCAGATAGTTGCTGCGGATCTGCCGGTATCTACAACATCGTAGAACCGAAGACATCCATGGAAATTTTGGATCAAAAAATGGTAAAAATCAAGAAAACAAAAGCAACAACGATCGTTACAGCGAATCCAGGATGTTTGATGCAAATGATGCTGGGAATAGAAAGAGAGAAGTTAAAGGATGTAAAAGCTGTTCATATTGTGGATTTATTATTAGAGGCGACAAAATATTAA
- a CDS encoding DUF817 domain-containing protein — MRALKQLVLFGWEQALSCLFPVVIFASLAFTKIMPLPFLPRYDWLLIICLLMQWWMVRSGLETRDELKVITLFHLIGLALEIFKVHMGSWSYPEEGYFKIFGVPLYSGFMYASVASYLCQAWRRLKVELVKWPPFLVVVPLAAAIYLNFFTHHYWIDVRWWLSGLVIIVFWQSWVTYEVDGTRYRMPLTLSFVLIGFFIWIAENIATFFGAWEYPNQTDAWSLVHLGKVSSWLLLVIVSFLIVATLKQAKGKIQLGETSNSQFL, encoded by the coding sequence ATGAGAGCACTAAAACAACTCGTTCTTTTTGGTTGGGAGCAGGCCCTATCATGTTTGTTTCCTGTCGTTATTTTTGCCTCTTTGGCTTTTACAAAAATCATGCCACTTCCCTTCCTACCACGGTATGACTGGCTGCTCATCATCTGTCTTCTGATGCAGTGGTGGATGGTGCGTTCTGGGCTTGAAACACGGGATGAACTTAAGGTTATCACATTGTTCCACCTTATTGGACTTGCTCTTGAAATTTTCAAGGTACATATGGGCTCCTGGTCTTATCCAGAGGAAGGATATTTCAAAATTTTTGGAGTGCCTTTATATAGTGGATTTATGTACGCAAGTGTAGCGAGTTATCTTTGCCAGGCGTGGAGGAGGCTTAAGGTTGAACTGGTTAAGTGGCCACCGTTTTTGGTAGTTGTACCTCTTGCAGCTGCGATTTATTTGAATTTTTTCACCCACCATTATTGGATTGACGTTCGTTGGTGGTTATCTGGACTTGTAATTATCGTCTTTTGGCAATCATGGGTCACATACGAGGTTGATGGAACTCGTTACCGTATGCCACTCACACTTTCTTTTGTGCTTATCGGATTTTTTATATGGATAGCCGAAAATATCGCAACGTTCTTTGGAGCTTGGGAATATCCAAACCAAACCGATGCATGGAGTCTCGTTCATCTAGGAAAGGTGAGTTCATGGCTCTTATTAGTGATTGTTAGCTTTCTTATAGTAGCGACGTTAAAGCAGGCTAAGGGAAAAATTCAACTAGGAGAAACTAGTAATAGTCAATTTTTATAA
- a CDS encoding DUF2975 domain-containing protein yields the protein MKQRSTLFLKIAVFIIGTPVLALCIFGLPMLAKEAAENNSEYAYVLYGFLIVMYVSAIPFFFALYQAFKLLSYIDKKKAFSELSVKALKNIKYCAVIISISYVPGLPFFYIVAKLEDAPGIMLIGLGIIFASTIIAVFAAVLQRLLQEAIDIKSENDLTI from the coding sequence ATGAAACAAAGATCAACATTGTTTTTAAAAATAGCTGTTTTTATTATCGGAACTCCAGTTCTTGCTTTATGTATATTTGGGTTGCCTATGTTAGCTAAAGAAGCAGCAGAAAATAATTCGGAGTACGCTTATGTACTATATGGCTTTTTAATCGTTATGTATGTATCGGCGATACCATTTTTCTTCGCTCTGTATCAGGCTTTTAAACTTTTAAGTTATATTGACAAGAAAAAAGCTTTCTCGGAATTATCCGTAAAGGCTTTAAAGAATATAAAATACTGTGCGGTCATAATCAGTATCTCGTATGTGCCGGGTTTGCCCTTCTTCTATATCGTTGCGAAATTAGAAGACGCCCCAGGTATCATGCTAATCGGATTGGGCATTATTTTTGCTTCAACGATTATTGCAGTCTTTGCTGCTGTTCTTCAAAGGCTTTTACAAGAAGCCATCGATATAAAATCAGAAAATGATTTAACGATCTGA
- a CDS encoding helix-turn-helix domain-containing protein produces the protein MAIIINIDVMLAKRKMSVTELSERVGITMANLSILKNGKAKAIRLSTLDAICKALECQPGDILEYRSDEDIQD, from the coding sequence ATGGCAATTATCATCAATATTGATGTGATGCTGGCTAAAAGGAAAATGAGCGTCACAGAACTTTCGGAGAGGGTTGGAATCACGATGGCTAATCTTTCTATATTGAAAAATGGAAAGGCAAAAGCGATTCGATTATCAACTTTAGATGCGATTTGTAAGGCTTTAGAATGTCAGCCTGGAGATATCTTAGAATACCGAAGTGATGAAGACATCCAAGATTAA